From Brienomyrus brachyistius isolate T26 chromosome 18, BBRACH_0.4, whole genome shotgun sequence, one genomic window encodes:
- the LOC125712482 gene encoding LOW QUALITY PROTEIN: neuronal acetylcholine receptor subunit alpha-10 (The sequence of the model RefSeq protein was modified relative to this genomic sequence to represent the inferred CDS: inserted 6 bases in 4 codons): MDERNQILTTYLWIRQVWIDAFLTWKKEDYDGLDTIRIPSSYVWRPDIVLYNNADDRFTGSMETNVVVRYDGQVMWDSPAIMKSSCKVDVPVDSQKCRLTYGSWTHNGNQMDLHNALDSADLSDFVENVEWVVXGMTAKKSIILYGCCSDPXPDITYTVHLKRRXSSYIYNLLLPCMMISFLVPLGFYLPPDSGEKVSLGVTVLLSLTTFQXAEIMPPSENIPLVGKYYIATMTMITASTALSIFIMNIHHCGLEAKPVPPWTQKFILEYLARICFVHDMETKKANQTRTGEWRKVAKVMDRFFMWIFFIMVFLMSVLVVCKAI, encoded by the exons ATG GACGAGCGGAACCAGATCCTCACAACGTACCTGTGGATACGGCAGGTGTGGATCGATGCCTTCCTCACCTGGAAGAAGGAAGACTATGACGGACTGGATACTATTCGCATACCTAGCAGTTATGTATGGAGACCGGATATCGTCCTTTATAACAA TGCCGATGACCGCTTCACTGGCTCCATGGAGACCAATGTGGTCGTCCGGTATGATGGGCAGGTCATGTGGGACTCTCCAGCTATCATGAAGAGCTCTTGCAAGGTGGACGTCCCAGTTGACTCCCAGAAATGTCGACTCACCTACGGCTCCTGGACCCACAATGGCAACCAGATGGACCTGCACAATGCACTGGACAGCGCCGACCTGTCTGACTTTGTGGAGAACGTTGAGTGGGTGGT GGGCATGACCGCCAAGAAAAGCATCATCCTGTATGGCTGTTGTTCAGATC TCCCTGACATCACCTACACAGTGCACCTCAAGCGGCG CTCCTCCTACATTTACAATCTACTCCTTCCTTGCATGATGATCTCCTTCTTGGTACCTCTGGGCTTCTATCTGCCCCCTGACTCCGGTGAGAAGGTCTCCCTCGGAGTGACCGTGCTGCTGTCCCTCaccaccttcc ctgctgagaTCATGCCTCCGTCTGAGAACATTCCACTTGTCG GAAAGTATTACATTGCAACGATGACTATGATCACTGCATCGACTGCCCTGAGCATCTTCATCATGAACATCCATCACTGTGGCCTGGAGGCTAAGCCGGTTCCACCATGGACCCAGAAGTTCATCTTGGAGTACCTGGCCCGAATCTGCTTTGTGCATGACATGG AGACAAAAAAGGCCAACCAGACAAGAACTGGCGAGTGGAGAAAGGTCGCTAAAGTCATGGACCGCTTTTTCATGTGGATCTTCTTCATCATGGTCTTCCTCATGAGCGTACTTGTCGTATGCAAGGCCATCTGA
- the wu:fb74b10 gene encoding uncharacterized protein wu:fb74b10, with translation MAAAKARRSGWTQEMEESLVELWQEHQCLFVVSDDLYHNRAEKEKRWTEIANSLQRPVEDVKTRAVSLRTQYSRMIKPKPSGSRNKPLTLRQKWLLGVMDFIKQYIVHRPCDSALDVSFSDQDDMEHHDNLTDLLGQPAVKSPQSRPGTPSAAAASAPEWLNDEASPALANEAPSPVPSAASREAREESGARGVKRKRRSESGIEQQRLFVLKQMAAKFDADPVPDALTTFGNHVACEIRQLQDPANLTKLKRDIINMIYDAQDAERSSLSSSSAQFDYRIQKNEKE, from the exons ATGGCGGCAGCGAAAGCTCGGCGGTCCGGTTGGACCCAAGAAATGGAAGAAAGTTTGGTTGAACTTTGGCAGGAGCACCAATGCCTTTTCGTTGTTTCCGACGACCTGTACCACAACCGAGCCGAGAAAGAGAAGAGGTGGACAGAAATAGCCAATTCTCTTCAACGGCCAG TTGAGGACGTTAAGACCAGGGCAGTGTCCCTGAGAACACAGTACTCAAGGATGATTAAACCGAAACCTAGTGGCAGTCGGAACAAACCATTGACATTGAGGCAGAAGTGGCTTCTCGGGGTCATGGATTTCATAAAGCAATACATCGTTCACCGTCCATGCGACAGCGCT CTCGATGTGTCATTCAGTGATCAGGACGACATGGAACATCACGATAATCTTACAGATTTACTCGGACAACCTGCAGTCAAGAGTCCGCAGTCAAGACCTGGCACGCCATCGGCCGCTGCGGCCTCCGCCCCCGAGTGGTTGAACGATGAAGCTTCCCCAGCATTAGCTAATGAAGCTCCTTCACCTGTCCCATCAGCTGCCAGCAGGGAGGCACGAGAGGAGTCGGGCGCAAGGGGAGTCAAGCGCAAGAGGAGGTCAGAATCTGGTATAGAGCAGCAGAGGCTTTTTGTCTTGAAACAAATGGCAGCAAAATTTGATGCTGATCCAGTTCCTGATGCTTTGACTACATTTGGAAACCATGTAGCATGTGAAATAAGGCAACTGCAAGACCCAGCGAATCTGACAAAATTAAAGAGAGACATCATTAATATGATATATGACGCTCAGGACGCTGAAAGGAGTAGCTTGTCCTCCTCATCTGCACAATTTGATTACAGGATACAAAAGAATGAAAAAGAGTGA